The following is a genomic window from Synechococcus sp. JA-2-3B'a(2-13).
GTTAGGGACTCCAGATATTGGCTGAGGTCTTCTTGAAGGCGAGAGAACTCCACTTCGGTGGAAAGGCGCAGCACCTTGGTTTTCAGAGTCACCAGCACCTTGGCTGCGTGGGGGCCAGCCCAGATGTTGGGGTTGCAGAACATCTCCAAGCTGAAATCTTCAGTAGGGTAACGAAACTCAACCGGCTCCTGAGGCTGCTGTCGGGAACGGATCTTGAGTCGCTCCAAGAGGATTTGCAGAGCCTTGTGCCATTGTTGTGCCGCCTCAGGCGAAAGGGAGAAACTGGCCGAGCCGGTTGCGAAGTTGAGGGCAAACTGAGGAAAATGGGTAGTCATGGAGGCCCGTACCGTTCGCGAAGCGTCCTTTGGAGGGCAGCATTGGACAACAACAGTATCTTACGTCAGCTCTTGCTAATGGGCGTGGGCACAACCACTCTGCTGGCAGAACAGTTGAGAAAGGCTGCCGACGACTTGGTGCAGAAGGGGCAGCTCAACCCAGAAGAGGCATCCAATGTCATCAACAACCTGCTCAACCAGGTGAAGGCCGAGCAGAGTAACTTTGAATCCTACGTTCAGCGGCAGGTGCGCAACGTCCTGCAGGATCTGGGCGTGCCCCGCCAATCGGAAATGGACGAGCTGCGCGGGCGGCTGGATCGGCTGGAGCGGCAGGTGCGCAATTTGGAAAATCAGG
Proteins encoded in this region:
- a CDS encoding phasin family protein, with protein sequence MDNNSILRQLLLMGVGTTTLLAEQLRKAADDLVQKGQLNPEEASNVINNLLNQVKAEQSNFESYVQRQVRNVLQDLGVPRQSEMDELRGRLDRLERQVRNLENQVYRR